The following proteins are co-located in the Colletotrichum lupini chromosome 4, complete sequence genome:
- a CDS encoding FAD dependent oxidoreductase gives MPVSPLPVPNSTTSFWRSSPHPLDDHRSTPELPAEVDIAVIGAGYAGVATVYHILDQCKARGVAPPKILILEARQACSGATGRNGGHLKPDPYNRPASFVSTHGIETAKECAEFEAKNLMEVKKTIEAEGIDCDFVLTRAVDALMSESIRDKMKANVELLRKAGVSVMKDVYYADGAEAEQLSGVKGVKGCLSYTAGTVWPYKLILALLSKALDAGVNLQTHTPVEKVTGTPDADGYLTLTTGRGAVRAAKIVYATNGYTSSILPEFADKIVPVRGICSHITPGKTPAPLLPHSVIIRWSDTEYEYLIPRLDGSIVVGGARSSYYHDLSAWYNKVNDDELIEAAKTHFDGYMQRVFRGWEDSGATTSKVWTGIMGYSSDGLPHVGVVPGKEKQFIIAGFNGHGMPQIFLSAKGVASMIMEQSEFKTTGIPKVYQASQARLDSSRNSIIESWKSVNQPPAKL, from the exons ATGCCCGTTTCCCCGCTCCCCGTCCCCAACTCCACGACCTCCTTCTGGAGGTCATCCCCGCACCCTCTAGACGATCACCGGTCTACCCCGGAGCTGCCAGCCGAAGTTGACATTGCAGTCATTGGTGCAGGCTATGCAGGTGTTGCTACGGTATACCACATCCTCGACCAGTGCAAGGCGCGTGGTGTTGCGCCGCCAAAGATTTTGATCCTTGAGGCCCGACAGGCATGTTCCGGGGCAACTGGACGCAATG GCGGCCATCTGAAGCCGGATCCGTACAATCGTCCCGCAAGTTTCGTTTCCACACATGGCATCGAGACTGCGAAGGAATGTGCGGAGTTCGAGGCCAAGAACCTCATGGAAGTGAAGAAGACCATTGAAGCCGAAGGCATTGACTGTGACTTTGTATTGACTAGGGCAGTCGATGCCTTGATGTCAGAGAGTATCCGCGATAAGATGAAGGCAAACGTTGAGCTGCTTAGGAAAGCTGGCGTTTCCGTAATGAAGGACGTGTACTACGCCGACGGCGCCGAAGCGGAGCAA CTATCAGGTGTTAAGGGAGTAAAGGGATGCCTATCATATACCGCCGGTACCGTCTGGCCATACAAACTAATCCTGGCCCTCCTCTCAAAGGCCCTCGACGCCGGCGTCAACTTGCAGACCCACACGCCCGTCGAGAAGGTGACCGGCACCCCCGACGCGGACGGCTACCTGACGCTGACCACGGGGCGGGGCGCCGTCCGTGCCGCAAAGATCGTGTACGCGACAAACGGCTACACGTCGTCCATCCTGCCCGAGTTCGCCGACAAGATTGTCCCCGTTCGCGGCATCTGCAGCCACATCACGCCCGGCAAGACGCCTGCGCCATTGCTGCCTCACTCGGTCATCATCCGCTGGTCCGACACGGAGTACGAGTACCTGATTCCCCGACTGGACGGAAGCATCGTCGTCGGCGGTGCGCGGTCCTCGTATTATCATGATTTATCGGCGTGGTATAACAAGGTCAACGATGACGAGTTGATTGAGGCGGCGAAGACGCATTTTGATGGGTATATGCAGCGTGTGTTCCGCGGATGGGAAGACAGCGGTGCGACTACGTCAAAGGTGTGGACCGGAA TCATGGGATACTCATCAGACGGATTGCCGCACGTCGGCGTCGTTCCCGGAAAAGAGAAACAATTCATCATTGCCGGATTCAACGGCCATGGCATGCCGCAGATCTTCCTCTCGGCTAAGGGAGTAGCATCGATGATTATGGAGCAGTCTGAGTTCAAGACTACGGGTATCCCCAAAGTCTACCAGGCTTCTCAAGCGAGATTGGACAGTTCCAGGAATTCCATTATTGAGAGCTGGAAGTCGGTCAACCAGCCGCCGGCAAAACTGTAG